From the Streptomyces syringium genome, one window contains:
- a CDS encoding heme/hemin ABC transporter substrate-binding protein produces the protein MLQRQSAGTPVRTPRHIGVLAALLSLLAIVGGLTGCGSAGDSGGGGDLGGERKATADRVAPLAKEPRPQLPVTVRGADGREATVRSTARIVPLTGSLSEIVFTLGLGGDVVGRDVTATFEQARKLPVVTRAHDVSAESVLSLKPTLVLAETTNGPAEAIGQIRAAGIPLVVLDPAKKLDDVGTRIDKVAAALGVRTAGDELRQRTEQRLAAAKKGIPHGDGRKPRVAFLYLRGSAAVYLLGGAGSGADSLIEAAGGIDAGKESGLKKDFTPITSEALVKAAPEVILVMTKGLDSVGGVDGLVKIPGVGETPAGMDRRIASVDDGVLLNFGPRTDEVLGSLVRQIHSGGK, from the coding sequence GTGCTTCAACGGCAGTCCGCGGGTACACCAGTACGTACCCCACGCCATATCGGTGTACTCGCCGCACTGCTGTCACTTCTGGCCATTGTTGGAGGGCTCACCGGCTGTGGTTCGGCAGGTGATTCGGGAGGCGGAGGCGACTTGGGGGGCGAGCGAAAGGCGACGGCCGACCGGGTCGCACCCCTCGCGAAGGAGCCCCGGCCGCAGTTGCCCGTCACCGTCCGGGGCGCCGACGGACGCGAGGCCACCGTGCGCTCCACGGCCCGGATCGTGCCCCTGACCGGCTCGCTCTCCGAGATCGTCTTCACCCTCGGGCTCGGCGGCGACGTCGTCGGCCGGGACGTCACCGCCACGTTCGAGCAGGCGCGGAAGCTGCCCGTGGTCACCCGGGCGCACGACGTCTCCGCGGAGAGCGTGCTGTCCCTCAAGCCCACGCTCGTACTGGCCGAAACCACCAACGGGCCCGCCGAGGCCATCGGCCAGATCCGCGCTGCCGGCATCCCCCTCGTCGTCCTCGACCCGGCGAAGAAGCTCGACGACGTCGGCACCCGCATCGACAAGGTGGCCGCCGCGCTCGGCGTCCGCACCGCGGGCGACGAGCTGCGACAGCGCACCGAGCAGCGGCTCGCGGCGGCGAAGAAGGGCATCCCGCACGGCGACGGCAGGAAACCGCGCGTCGCCTTCCTCTATCTGCGCGGCTCCGCCGCCGTCTATCTCCTGGGCGGCGCGGGCTCCGGCGCCGACTCGCTCATCGAGGCGGCGGGCGGCATCGACGCGGGCAAGGAGTCGGGGCTGAAGAAGGACTTCACCCCCATCACGAGCGAGGCCCTCGTCAAGGCCGCCCCCGAGGTGATCCTCGTGATGACGAAGGGGCTCGACTCCGTCGGCGGCGTGGACGGCCTGGTGAAGATCCCCGGTGTCGGGGAGACCCCGGCGGGCATGGACCGGCGGATCGCCTCCGTCGACGACGGCGTGCTCCTCAACTTCGGCCCGCGCACGGACGAGGTGCTCGGCTCCCTCGTCCGGCAGATCCACTCCGGAGGCAAGTGA
- a CDS encoding glycosyltransferase family 4 protein, translating into MRIAYLHSGSVPSVYANGVHVMRMCDAFADAGHDIELYAVPGTARTDDLHAYYGTRNRFPVHTVPLPSAPVLGPLLRARRVRGALRRRAAPDVLYGRDPYALLAAAGTAPVVYETHLLWPDRAVRGIERLLLRHRALTRVVFVSQALADDYRRAFPQLRARTDVDLVTASDCADPVPPGGPVATLPGRPEALAVGYVGHLYPGRGTDVILALAERLPAVDFHLVGGTDQDRSHWQSRSSHPNVFFHGHHPPAALHPYYRAFDIVLAPYQTKVGCAGGFGDISRWVSPMKLFEYMAHGRAIIASDLPVLREVLTDGVDCLLRAPDDVAAWADAVTHLAADASARQALGATARHRLTTRYTWRARVDLVLPGRTPATVAGQP; encoded by the coding sequence ATGCGGATCGCCTATCTGCACTCTGGAAGCGTCCCCTCCGTCTATGCCAACGGGGTCCACGTCATGCGGATGTGCGACGCGTTCGCCGACGCCGGGCACGACATCGAGCTGTACGCCGTCCCGGGCACCGCCCGCACCGACGACCTCCACGCGTACTACGGCACCCGCAACCGCTTCCCCGTGCACACCGTCCCCCTCCCCTCGGCGCCGGTCCTCGGGCCGCTCCTCCGCGCCCGCCGGGTACGCGGCGCCTTACGGCGCCGGGCCGCACCCGACGTCCTGTACGGGAGGGATCCCTACGCGCTGCTCGCGGCCGCCGGGACGGCCCCGGTGGTCTACGAGACCCACCTGCTGTGGCCGGACCGGGCCGTGCGGGGGATCGAGCGGCTGCTGTTACGCCACCGGGCCCTCACCCGGGTCGTCTTCGTCTCCCAGGCGCTCGCCGACGACTACCGCAGGGCGTTCCCGCAGCTCCGGGCACGTACGGACGTGGATCTGGTGACGGCCTCCGACTGCGCCGACCCCGTACCCCCCGGCGGGCCCGTGGCCACGCTGCCCGGCCGGCCGGAAGCCCTCGCCGTCGGCTACGTCGGGCACCTCTACCCCGGGCGGGGCACCGACGTCATCCTCGCGCTCGCGGAACGCCTGCCCGCCGTCGACTTCCACCTGGTCGGGGGCACCGACCAGGACCGCTCCCACTGGCAGAGCCGGAGCAGCCACCCCAATGTCTTCTTCCACGGCCACCACCCGCCGGCCGCGCTGCACCCCTACTACCGCGCCTTCGACATCGTCCTCGCGCCCTACCAGACGAAGGTGGGGTGCGCCGGCGGCTTCGGCGACATCAGCCGCTGGGTCTCACCGATGAAGCTGTTCGAGTACATGGCCCACGGCAGGGCGATCATCGCCTCGGACCTGCCGGTGCTCCGTGAGGTGCTGACCGACGGGGTCGACTGCCTGCTCCGCGCACCCGACGACGTGGCGGCCTGGGCGGACGCCGTCACGCACCTCGCGGCCGACGCGTCCGCCCGGCAGGCCCTCGGCGCCACGGCCCGGCACCGGCTGACCACCCGGTACACCTGGCGGGCGCGCGTCGACCTCGTCCTGCCCGGCCGCACGCCCGCCACCGTCGCCGGGCAGCCGTGA
- a CDS encoding biliverdin-producing heme oxygenase, translated as MDSPVTTPFSTLIRTASHEQHTEAENSSFMSDMLGGRLGVAAYRRYTEQLWFVYRALESASALLAADPVAGPFIRPELARTAQLERDLAHLGGPGWQAGLTPLPATAAYAARVEECARTWPAGYVAHHYTRYLGDLSGGQIIRGTAEKTWGFARKGDGVRFYVFEAIGNPAAFKREYRELLDALPVDDLEKQRVVDECKRAFALNTAVFQELGREFPLSA; from the coding sequence TTGGACTCGCCCGTCACGACGCCGTTCTCCACCTTGATCCGTACCGCCTCGCACGAGCAGCACACGGAAGCCGAGAACTCGTCGTTCATGAGCGACATGCTCGGCGGCAGGCTCGGTGTCGCCGCCTACCGCCGCTACACCGAACAGCTCTGGTTCGTCTACCGCGCCCTGGAGTCCGCCTCGGCCCTGCTGGCCGCCGACCCCGTCGCCGGTCCGTTCATACGGCCCGAGCTGGCCCGGACCGCCCAGCTGGAGCGCGACCTCGCCCACCTCGGCGGACCCGGCTGGCAGGCCGGGCTCACGCCGCTGCCCGCGACGGCGGCCTACGCGGCCCGGGTCGAGGAGTGCGCCCGCACCTGGCCCGCCGGCTACGTCGCCCACCACTACACGCGCTATCTGGGCGATCTGTCCGGCGGCCAGATCATCCGCGGCACCGCCGAGAAGACCTGGGGCTTCGCCCGCAAGGGCGACGGCGTCCGCTTCTACGTCTTCGAGGCCATCGGCAACCCCGCCGCCTTCAAGCGCGAGTACCGCGAGCTGCTGGACGCGCTGCCGGTCGACGACCTGGAGAAGCAGCGCGTGGTGGACGAGTGCAAGCGCGCCTTCGCGCTGAACACGGCGGTCTTCCAGGAGCTGGGGCGGGAGTTCCCGCTGAGCGCGTAG
- the map gene encoding type I methionyl aminopeptidase: MSGQSLLTPGTLSPARPVPASIPRPEYVGKDAPTPYSGPEIQDAETIELMRIAGSIAARAMEEAAKHIAPGVTTDELDRVAHEYMCDHGAYPSTLGYRGFPKSLCSSVNEVICHGIPDSTVLRDGDIVNLDVTAFIGGVHGDNNATYLCGDVDEESRLLVERTREALNRAIKAVKPGRRINVIGRVIESYAKRFGYGVVRDFTGHGINSSFHSGLIVPHYDSPHHDTLIQPGMTFTIEPMLTLGTYEYDMWADGWTVVTKDRKRTAQFEHTLVVTDTGAEILTLP; this comes from the coding sequence ATGTCTGGCCAGTCGCTTCTCACCCCGGGGACCCTCTCCCCCGCCCGCCCCGTCCCCGCCTCGATCCCGCGGCCCGAGTACGTCGGTAAGGACGCCCCCACCCCCTATTCCGGCCCTGAGATCCAGGATGCCGAAACGATCGAGCTGATGCGGATCGCCGGTTCCATCGCCGCGCGGGCGATGGAGGAGGCGGCCAAGCACATCGCCCCCGGCGTCACGACGGACGAGCTGGACCGGGTCGCGCACGAGTACATGTGCGACCACGGTGCCTACCCCTCGACGCTCGGCTACCGCGGCTTCCCCAAGTCGCTGTGCTCCTCCGTGAACGAGGTCATCTGTCACGGCATCCCGGACTCCACGGTGCTGCGCGACGGCGACATCGTGAACCTCGACGTGACGGCGTTCATCGGCGGCGTGCACGGCGACAACAACGCCACCTACCTCTGCGGCGACGTGGACGAGGAGTCGCGGCTGCTCGTGGAGCGCACACGCGAGGCGCTGAACCGTGCCATCAAGGCGGTCAAGCCCGGCCGCCGCATCAACGTCATCGGCCGGGTCATCGAGTCCTACGCCAAGCGCTTCGGCTACGGCGTCGTGCGCGACTTCACCGGCCACGGCATCAACTCGTCCTTCCACTCCGGTCTGATCGTCCCGCACTACGACAGCCCCCACCACGACACGCTGATCCAGCCGGGCATGACGTTCACGATCGAGCCGATGCTCACCCTCGGGACGTACGAGTACGACATGTGGGCGGACGGCTGGACGGTCGTCACGAAGGACCGCAAGCGCACGGCGCAGTTCGAACACACACTGGTGGTGACCGACACGGGAGCGGAAATCCTCACCCTCCCGTAG
- a CDS encoding HtaA domain-containing protein: protein MTVISRRSRGGRRSALALAVTAATATVLGATALTVPAHAAPAADAPKLDLKDGTLEWGVKESFRGYVTGPIGGGRIEVADGAKQAAGNGAFTFTDGTGTYDTSTHAVATTFKGSVRFLAHAKGDAWELDLKLADLKLSTQGKTGSITADVTAAGKTENDVAIASLDLSAVRPGGGAGGAMTYPDIPAKLTAGGAKAFAYHKDGKVVEFYKEGQALDPATLTVKAAGGGQQPSPKPTATKQPSPKPTVTAKPSATPTVKPTQKPGSSGNVLDGNLDWGVKKSFRDYVTGPIAGGKAELSAGAVKSGDGYRFPKGRGTYDAKASSLDANFTGAVRFTGHEGQLDLKFSDLKVKANGTTGTLLADVSAKSRATGKVTRTDDMPVAKLKLPAGALKAKNGVVSLSAVPATLTAQGAKAFDNMYKEGQALDPLTAAVSVDKTAKLPGGTGNSSAAAGGTTGGSGTTGGSGGVTGGTGTAALAATGADTPTGPLLGGAGALLLAGGGAVYAARRRQTTGV, encoded by the coding sequence ATGACCGTCATCTCACGCCGCTCCCGCGGCGGCAGGCGCAGCGCGCTCGCCCTCGCGGTCACCGCCGCCACCGCGACGGTCCTCGGGGCCACCGCCCTGACGGTGCCCGCCCACGCGGCCCCCGCGGCGGACGCGCCGAAGCTGGACCTCAAGGACGGCACGCTGGAATGGGGTGTGAAGGAATCGTTCCGCGGTTACGTCACCGGCCCCATCGGCGGCGGCAGGATCGAGGTCGCCGACGGCGCGAAGCAGGCCGCCGGCAACGGCGCCTTCACCTTCACCGACGGCACGGGCACGTACGACACCTCCACCCACGCCGTCGCCACCACCTTCAAGGGCAGCGTCCGCTTCCTCGCGCACGCCAAGGGCGACGCGTGGGAGCTCGACCTCAAGCTCGCCGACCTGAAGCTGTCGACGCAGGGCAAGACCGGCAGCATCACCGCCGACGTCACGGCCGCGGGCAAGACCGAGAACGACGTCGCGATCGCCTCGCTCGACCTGTCCGCCGTCCGGCCGGGCGGCGGCGCGGGCGGTGCCATGACTTATCCCGACATCCCCGCGAAGCTGACGGCGGGCGGCGCGAAGGCCTTCGCTTACCACAAGGACGGCAAGGTCGTCGAGTTCTACAAGGAGGGCCAGGCCCTCGACCCGGCGACCCTCACGGTGAAGGCGGCCGGCGGCGGGCAGCAGCCGTCCCCGAAGCCCACGGCGACCAAGCAGCCGTCCCCGAAGCCGACCGTCACGGCGAAGCCGAGCGCCACGCCCACCGTCAAGCCGACGCAGAAGCCCGGAAGTTCCGGCAACGTCCTCGACGGCAACCTCGACTGGGGCGTGAAGAAGTCCTTCCGCGACTACGTCACCGGCCCGATAGCGGGCGGCAAGGCCGAACTCTCCGCCGGTGCCGTGAAGTCCGGCGACGGCTACCGCTTCCCCAAGGGGCGCGGCACGTACGACGCCAAGGCGTCCTCCCTCGACGCGAACTTCACCGGCGCGGTCCGCTTCACCGGCCACGAAGGCCAGCTGGACCTCAAGTTCAGCGACCTCAAGGTGAAGGCGAACGGCACCACCGGCACCCTGCTCGCCGACGTCTCCGCCAAGTCGCGCGCCACGGGCAAGGTCACCAGGACCGACGACATGCCGGTGGCCAAGCTCAAGCTCCCCGCGGGCGCCCTCAAGGCCAAGAACGGTGTCGTCTCCCTCTCCGCCGTCCCGGCGACCCTGACCGCCCAGGGCGCGAAGGCCTTCGACAACATGTACAAGGAAGGCCAGGCCCTCGACCCGCTGACCGCCGCGGTCTCCGTCGACAAGACCGCGAAGCTCCCGGGCGGCACGGGCAACAGCTCCGCCGCCGCCGGCGGCACGACCGGTGGATCCGGCACGACCGGTGGATCCGGCGGGGTCACGGGCGGCACCGGCACCGCCGCCCTCGCGGCCACCGGCGCCGACACCCCCACCGGCCCGCTGCTCGGCGGGGCCGGAGCGCTGCTCCTCGCGGGCGGCGGAGCGGTTTACGCCGCGCGGCGTCGGCAGACGACGGGGGTCTGA
- a CDS encoding HtaA domain-containing protein gives MLPSRPARAPVAVLLAVLSAVLLSPATARAAERHDVSGGRLDWGIKSSFQSYVTGPVAQGSWELQGGAATVGDSRFRFHSAQGSYDPDTGDFEAGFSGGVHFTGHKKPDGSHELDLTISRPTVRIKNGNGTLHADMTSKAKGTGRVTTATDVPFASLDLTGVNLRGGGTAVTLAGIPATLTARGAEAFAGYYTAGTPLDPLALSADIVAAEPTPSATPSASEEAKEKPSAKGDFTGAAVDWGVRRTFREYVTGSIAQGSWKLGDGAQDGGALFRFPHGKGTYERGTGDDAHPTLDAAFAGTLRFTGRDLDLALSGVRVAVKDGKGTLTADVTRRGADAQKAVALVTFDAAKLAEKDGLASVTEAPAKLTAAGAKAFGGMYQEGADMDPLSLAVPLDATAKLPPLPDLGSGSKPSRAAGATPRTEPVAEAGSSSSFPVLPVTAAGAGALLVAAVAVAVVRKRRATAAASSHSPAEPPAPRA, from the coding sequence ATGCTGCCCTCCAGACCCGCCCGCGCACCCGTGGCCGTGCTCCTCGCGGTGCTGTCGGCGGTCCTGCTGTCCCCGGCCACCGCGCGGGCGGCGGAGCGCCACGACGTCTCCGGCGGGCGCCTGGACTGGGGCATCAAGTCCTCCTTCCAGAGCTATGTCACCGGGCCGGTGGCCCAGGGCAGTTGGGAACTCCAGGGAGGCGCGGCGACCGTCGGCGACAGCCGGTTCCGCTTCCACTCCGCCCAGGGCTCCTACGACCCGGACACCGGTGACTTCGAGGCGGGCTTCTCGGGGGGCGTGCACTTCACCGGCCACAAGAAGCCGGACGGCTCCCATGAACTCGACCTCACCATCAGTCGCCCCACGGTCCGCATCAAGAACGGCAACGGCACCCTCCATGCCGACATGACCAGCAAGGCGAAGGGGACGGGCCGAGTCACGACGGCCACCGACGTCCCCTTCGCCTCGCTCGACCTCACCGGTGTGAACCTGCGCGGCGGCGGCACCGCCGTCACCCTCGCCGGCATCCCCGCCACGCTCACCGCGCGCGGCGCCGAGGCCTTCGCCGGCTACTACACCGCCGGCACGCCCCTCGACCCCCTCGCCCTCTCGGCCGACATCGTCGCCGCCGAGCCGACCCCGAGCGCCACTCCTTCCGCCTCCGAGGAGGCGAAGGAAAAGCCCTCCGCCAAGGGCGACTTCACGGGCGCGGCCGTCGACTGGGGCGTCCGCCGCACGTTCCGCGAGTACGTCACCGGCTCCATCGCCCAGGGTTCCTGGAAGCTGGGCGACGGCGCCCAGGACGGCGGGGCACTGTTCCGCTTCCCGCACGGCAAGGGCACCTACGAGCGTGGGACCGGCGACGACGCGCACCCCACACTCGACGCGGCCTTCGCGGGCACCCTCCGCTTCACCGGCAGGGACCTCGACCTCGCGCTGAGCGGGGTCCGGGTCGCGGTGAAGGACGGCAAGGGCACCCTGACGGCGGACGTGACCCGGCGCGGCGCGGATGCCCAGAAGGCCGTCGCGCTCGTCACCTTCGACGCCGCGAAGCTCGCGGAGAAGGACGGGCTCGCCTCCGTCACCGAGGCCCCGGCGAAGCTCACGGCCGCCGGTGCGAAGGCGTTCGGCGGCATGTACCAGGAGGGCGCCGACATGGACCCCCTCTCCCTCGCCGTCCCCCTCGACGCCACGGCGAAGCTCCCGCCCCTGCCCGACCTCGGCAGCGGATCGAAGCCCTCCCGAGCCGCCGGGGCCACGCCCCGGACCGAGCCCGTGGCCGAGGCCGGCTCGTCGTCCTCCTTCCCCGTCCTCCCGGTCACCGCGGCGGGCGCCGGCGCCCTGCTCGTGGCGGCCGTGGCCGTCGCCGTGGTGCGCAAGCGCCGCGCCACGGCCGCCGCCTCGTCCCACTCCCCGGCCGAGCCGCCGGCACCCCGGGCCTGA
- a CDS encoding FecCD family ABC transporter permease, with translation MAVLARAADPAAPAGQPARPRGRAPALVCAMAAALLLLCLFSAGVGAYGIPVGDVLSSLAHRLGLGGAALDRVGESVLWNVRLPRLVLALLVGASLGCAGALMQGVFGNPLAEPGVIGISAGAAVGAVGAIALGLNFLGTWTVTACAFVAGLVTVLIVYTLSRSGGRTEVVTLILTGIAVNAFAGALIGLFIFFADNAQLTQITFWQLGSLAQATWPKVLAVLPCALAGLAVAPLYARKLDLLALGERPARHLGVDVERLRLILVLVVALLTAAAVAVAGIISFVGLLVPHLLRMAAGPGHRFLVPGSALGGALVLVAADLAARTAAQPAELPLGVLTALFGSPFFFWLLRRTRRKQGGWA, from the coding sequence ATGGCCGTACTGGCCAGAGCCGCCGATCCGGCCGCCCCCGCCGGGCAGCCCGCCCGCCCCCGCGGCCGCGCCCCCGCGCTCGTCTGCGCCATGGCCGCGGCGCTGCTGCTGCTCTGTCTGTTCTCGGCGGGCGTCGGCGCGTACGGGATCCCGGTCGGTGACGTCCTGTCGTCGCTGGCGCACCGGCTCGGGCTCGGCGGAGCCGCGCTGGACCGGGTCGGCGAGAGCGTGCTGTGGAACGTGCGGCTGCCGCGTCTGGTGCTCGCGCTGCTGGTGGGGGCGTCGCTGGGCTGCGCCGGGGCGCTGATGCAGGGCGTGTTCGGCAATCCGCTCGCCGAGCCCGGGGTCATCGGCATCTCGGCGGGGGCGGCGGTGGGGGCGGTCGGCGCGATCGCGCTGGGGTTGAATTTCCTCGGCACCTGGACGGTGACGGCCTGCGCGTTCGTCGCCGGGCTGGTCACGGTCCTGATCGTCTACACGCTGTCGCGGTCGGGCGGCCGGACCGAGGTGGTCACCCTCATCCTCACGGGCATCGCGGTGAACGCCTTCGCGGGCGCGCTCATCGGCCTGTTCATCTTCTTCGCCGACAACGCGCAGCTCACGCAGATCACCTTCTGGCAGCTCGGCTCGCTCGCGCAGGCGACCTGGCCGAAGGTGCTCGCGGTGCTGCCGTGCGCGCTGGCCGGGCTGGCCGTGGCACCGCTGTACGCGCGGAAGCTGGATCTGCTCGCGCTCGGTGAGCGCCCCGCCCGCCATCTGGGGGTGGACGTCGAACGGCTGCGTCTCATCCTGGTCCTGGTCGTCGCGCTGCTGACGGCCGCGGCGGTCGCGGTGGCCGGCATCATTTCCTTCGTCGGCCTGCTGGTTCCGCATCTGCTCCGCATGGCGGCGGGCCCGGGCCACCGCTTCCTCGTGCCGGGCAGCGCCCTGGGCGGCGCGCTCGTCCTCGTCGCCGCCGACCTCGCGGCCCGCACGGCCGCCCAGCCGGCGGAGCTGCCGCTGGGTGTCCTGACGGCCCTCTTCGGCAGCCCCTTCTTCTTCTGGTTGCTGCGGAGGACGCGGCGCAAGCAGGGGGGGTGGGCGTGA